One genomic window of Paraburkholderia phytofirmans PsJN includes the following:
- a CDS encoding cupin domain-containing protein: protein MKIIRSKNFTATRAWGALDIANMGGITTRLHWTDQPYKWHVNDGEEVFAVLDGRVEMRYREGGVEQSAILETGDVFYASVGTEHVAHPIGAARILVVEAEGSV from the coding sequence ATGAAGATCATTCGCAGCAAGAATTTCACCGCGACGCGCGCCTGGGGCGCGCTCGATATCGCCAACATGGGCGGCATCACGACGCGCCTGCATTGGACCGATCAGCCTTATAAGTGGCATGTCAACGACGGCGAGGAAGTGTTCGCCGTGCTCGATGGCCGCGTCGAGATGCGTTATCGCGAAGGCGGCGTCGAGCAGTCGGCCATTCTGGAGACGGGTGATGTGTTCTACGCTTCGGTCGGCACCGAGCATGTGGCTCATCCGATCGGCGCGGCGCGCATTCTGGTGGTCGAGGCGGAAGGGAGCGTCTGA
- a CDS encoding DUF4148 domain-containing protein: protein MKALISAVVVAAALAAPVASFAQSNQPVTRAQVRAELVQLEKAGYNPIGDQVNYPANIQAAQARVDAQNGTAQAVNSGYGAPIAGSSQAGRPVTGNDRNSVYFGN from the coding sequence ATGAAGGCTCTTATCTCTGCAGTCGTAGTCGCCGCCGCTCTGGCCGCTCCTGTCGCTTCGTTTGCTCAATCGAATCAGCCGGTTACGCGCGCTCAAGTTCGCGCTGAACTGGTTCAACTGGAAAAGGCCGGCTACAACCCGATCGGCGATCAGGTCAACTACCCGGCTAACATCCAGGCCGCGCAAGCACGCGTCGATGCGCAAAACGGCACCGCTCAAGCTGTGAACAGCGGTTACGGCGCACCGATCGCCGGCAGCTCGCAAGCTGGCCGTCCGGTGACCGGCAACGACCGCAACTCGGTCTACTTCGGCAACTAA
- the ltaE gene encoding low-specificity L-threonine aldolase yields MIDLRSDTVTRPTPAMLAAMSAAQVGDDVWGDDPTVLRLQATLAERTGKEAGLFFPSGTQSNLAALMAHCARGDEYIVGQLAHTYKYEGGGAAVLGSIQPQPLENAADGSIPLEKIAAAIKPIDNHFARTRLLALENTIGGKVLPAGYVAEAVQLARQHGLSAHLDGARVYNAAVASGKPVAALCEPFDSVSVCFSKGLGAPVGSVLVGSRALIDVAHRWRKVLGGGMRQAGVLAAACLYALDHNVERLADDHAHAAHLAAGLEAIDQVKVQSVATNMVFAQFPQQHCAPLEAWLKERGILTQMLYASRFVTHKDVSRGDIDTFIATVKGYFAAR; encoded by the coding sequence ATGATCGATTTGCGCAGCGATACCGTAACCCGTCCGACTCCGGCGATGCTCGCGGCCATGTCGGCCGCCCAAGTCGGCGACGACGTCTGGGGCGACGACCCCACCGTGTTGCGTCTGCAGGCCACCTTGGCCGAACGCACCGGCAAGGAAGCAGGCCTGTTCTTCCCGAGCGGCACGCAAAGCAATCTGGCGGCGTTGATGGCCCATTGCGCGCGCGGCGACGAATACATCGTCGGCCAGTTGGCGCACACGTATAAATATGAAGGCGGTGGCGCGGCGGTGCTAGGCAGCATCCAGCCGCAGCCGCTCGAAAATGCCGCGGACGGCTCGATCCCGCTGGAGAAGATCGCCGCGGCGATCAAGCCCATCGACAACCATTTCGCGCGCACGCGGCTGCTGGCGCTGGAAAACACCATCGGCGGCAAGGTGCTGCCGGCGGGGTATGTCGCCGAGGCGGTGCAGCTTGCGCGTCAGCACGGCCTGTCGGCTCACCTCGACGGCGCACGGGTTTATAACGCTGCAGTGGCATCCGGCAAGCCGGTTGCGGCATTGTGCGAGCCGTTCGATTCGGTCTCGGTCTGTTTTTCGAAGGGACTGGGCGCGCCGGTCGGTTCGGTGCTGGTCGGCAGCCGGGCGCTCATCGACGTGGCGCACCGCTGGCGCAAGGTGCTGGGCGGCGGCATGCGCCAGGCCGGCGTGCTGGCGGCGGCTTGCCTGTATGCGCTGGATCACAACGTCGAGCGCCTCGCCGACGACCACGCGCACGCCGCGCATCTGGCGGCGGGTCTGGAAGCTATCGATCAGGTCAAGGTGCAGTCGGTCGCTACCAACATGGTGTTCGCGCAGTTTCCGCAGCAACATTGCGCGCCGCTCGAAGCATGGCTCAAGGAGCGCGGCATTCTCACGCAGATGCTGTACGCGTCGCGATTCGTGACGCATAAGGACGTGTCGCGTGGGGATATCGACACGTTTATCGCAACAGTGAAGGGGTATTTCGCGGCGCGGTAA
- the gndA gene encoding NADP-dependent phosphogluconate dehydrogenase codes for MGKQAIGVVGLAVMGRNLALNIESRGHAVSVYNRSREKTDELIAEYPDKKLVPAFTLEEFVESLEKPRRILLMVKAGEGTDATINQLKPLLDKGDILIDGGNTHFTDTIRRNQDLAKSGLHFIGTGVSGGEEGALKGPSIMPGGQRDAYDLVAPILTEIAAKAPDGEPCVAYMGPDGAGHFVKMVHNGIEYGDMQLIAESYAVLKQVVGLSNEELGKVYTEWNQGELDSYLIEITSKIFGKKDDETGKDLVDVILDRAAQKGTGKWTSQNALDLGAPLPLITEAVFARVLSSLKTQRVAASKVLEGPAAKPLGVERDAFIESVRRALYFSKVISYAQGFAQLRAASEEYKWDLDYGTIAKIFRAGCIIRARFLQKITDAYTKDKAIANLLLDPYFRDIAKNYQAALREVVVAAVNAGVPVPAFASAIAYFDAYRSERLPANLVQAQRDFFGAHTFERIDKPGSFHANWS; via the coding sequence ATGGGCAAACAGGCAATCGGCGTGGTGGGGCTGGCGGTCATGGGCCGCAATCTGGCGCTCAACATCGAGAGCCGCGGCCACGCGGTGTCGGTGTACAACCGTAGCCGCGAGAAAACCGACGAACTCATCGCCGAATATCCGGACAAGAAGCTGGTGCCGGCTTTCACGCTGGAAGAATTCGTGGAGTCGCTGGAAAAGCCGCGCCGCATTCTGCTGATGGTGAAAGCAGGCGAAGGCACCGACGCCACCATCAACCAGTTGAAACCACTGCTGGACAAGGGCGACATTCTGATCGACGGCGGCAACACGCATTTCACCGACACCATCCGCCGCAATCAGGATCTCGCGAAGTCCGGACTGCACTTTATCGGCACGGGCGTGTCGGGCGGTGAGGAAGGCGCGCTGAAAGGTCCGTCGATCATGCCGGGCGGCCAGCGCGACGCGTACGACCTCGTGGCCCCGATCCTCACTGAAATCGCCGCGAAGGCGCCGGACGGCGAGCCGTGCGTCGCCTACATGGGACCGGACGGCGCGGGCCACTTCGTGAAGATGGTGCACAACGGCATCGAGTACGGCGACATGCAGTTGATCGCGGAAAGCTACGCGGTGCTCAAGCAGGTGGTCGGGTTGTCGAACGAAGAACTCGGCAAGGTCTATACCGAGTGGAATCAGGGCGAGCTGGACAGCTACCTGATCGAAATCACCTCGAAGATTTTCGGCAAGAAAGATGACGAGACCGGCAAGGATCTGGTCGACGTGATTCTCGATCGCGCCGCGCAAAAGGGCACCGGCAAGTGGACCAGCCAGAACGCGCTCGACCTCGGCGCGCCGCTGCCGCTGATCACCGAGGCTGTGTTCGCGCGCGTGCTGTCGTCGCTGAAAACCCAGCGCGTGGCCGCGAGCAAAGTGCTGGAAGGCCCGGCGGCCAAGCCGCTCGGCGTCGAGCGCGACGCCTTCATCGAATCGGTGCGCCGTGCGCTCTATTTCAGCAAGGTGATCTCGTACGCGCAGGGCTTCGCGCAACTGCGCGCGGCGTCGGAAGAGTACAAGTGGGATCTGGATTACGGCACGATCGCGAAGATTTTCCGCGCCGGCTGTATCATCCGCGCCCGCTTCCTGCAAAAGATTACGGACGCTTATACGAAGGACAAGGCGATCGCCAATCTGCTGCTCGATCCGTATTTCCGCGACATCGCCAAGAATTATCAGGCGGCGTTGCGCGAAGTCGTGGTGGCCGCGGTCAATGCGGGCGTGCCGGTGCCGGCTTTCGCATCGGCGATCGCGTACTTCGACGCGTATCGTTCGGAGCGTCTGCCGGCAAACCTGGTGCAGGCGCAGCGCGATTTCTTCGGCGCGCATACGTTCGAGCGCATCGACAAGCCGGGCAGCTTCCACGCGAACTGGAGCTGA
- a CDS encoding DUF938 domain-containing protein — MTDSQLALRQRSPSAERNREPILAVLRAALPANGRVLEIASGTGQHAIWFARAMPGLDWQPSDADAGARDSIAAWVAHEGLTNVRTPLALDVHQPDWGVDTLDAVVCINMIHISPWSAAQALFAGAGRRLVDGGVLYLYGPYKRGGAHTSPSNDAFDQQLRGRDPEWGVRDMEEVVALGASVGLVCEEPIAMPANNFSLVFRKRADATRV, encoded by the coding sequence ATGACCGATTCCCAACTGGCGCTGCGGCAACGTTCGCCATCCGCCGAACGCAACCGCGAACCGATCCTCGCGGTGTTGCGCGCGGCGCTGCCGGCAAACGGCCGCGTGCTCGAAATCGCGAGCGGCACCGGCCAGCACGCGATCTGGTTCGCCCGCGCGATGCCCGGACTCGACTGGCAACCGAGCGACGCCGATGCCGGCGCGCGCGATTCGATTGCCGCGTGGGTCGCGCACGAAGGTCTCACGAACGTGCGCACGCCGCTCGCGCTCGACGTGCATCAGCCGGACTGGGGCGTTGACACGCTCGACGCCGTGGTGTGCATCAACATGATCCACATCTCGCCGTGGAGCGCGGCGCAGGCGCTGTTCGCGGGCGCGGGGCGCCGTCTCGTCGACGGCGGTGTCCTGTACCTGTACGGCCCATACAAACGCGGCGGAGCGCATACTTCTCCGAGCAACGATGCCTTCGATCAGCAGTTGCGCGGCCGCGATCCGGAATGGGGTGTGCGCGACATGGAGGAGGTGGTGGCGTTGGGCGCGTCGGTCGGACTGGTATGCGAGGAGCCCATCGCGATGCCCGCCAACAATTTCAGTCTGGTGTTCAGGAAACGCGCGGACGCGACGCGAGTCTGA
- a CDS encoding peptidoglycan DD-metalloendopeptidase family protein: MTRPWQLTGTRLLAVAALSVIFGGCTSMPWESTPFYSSTPSRPTTLSTVPVPAGFYRVNPGDTIGGIASAYGRKPQEIAAWNGLAANAAVTPGQVLRVSPPMASGSVVTPPVAVGPNGSATPGVPGVPGAPTAAAGPQQGVLQWPLRGPVLKAFAPGRSNGIVIGGRAGDPVKAAATGRVVYAGTGIEAYGPLIIIKHDDSLITAYGQNSTLLVKEGDAVAQGQTIGEVGVDSRGVASIQFEVRQNGQPVDPLAWLPKSGG, from the coding sequence ATGACAAGACCATGGCAATTGACGGGGACCCGGTTGCTGGCAGTGGCCGCGCTCAGCGTGATATTCGGCGGTTGTACGAGCATGCCGTGGGAGAGCACGCCGTTTTACAGCAGCACACCTTCCCGACCGACCACGCTCAGCACGGTGCCGGTTCCCGCCGGTTTTTACCGGGTCAATCCGGGCGATACGATCGGCGGGATTGCATCGGCATATGGCCGCAAGCCGCAGGAGATCGCCGCGTGGAACGGACTTGCGGCCAACGCCGCCGTCACGCCGGGACAAGTGCTGCGAGTCTCTCCGCCGATGGCCTCGGGCAGCGTCGTGACGCCGCCGGTCGCCGTCGGGCCGAACGGTTCCGCCACGCCCGGGGTGCCCGGCGTGCCCGGCGCGCCCACGGCAGCGGCCGGACCGCAGCAGGGCGTATTGCAATGGCCGCTGCGTGGGCCGGTGCTGAAAGCCTTCGCGCCGGGTAGATCGAACGGCATCGTGATCGGCGGCCGGGCGGGCGATCCGGTCAAGGCGGCCGCCACCGGCCGCGTGGTGTACGCCGGTACGGGTATCGAGGCGTACGGCCCGCTCATCATCATCAAGCACGACGACTCGCTGATCACCGCCTACGGGCAGAACAGCACGCTGCTCGTCAAGGAAGGCGACGCGGTCGCGCAGGGGCAAACCATCGGCGAAGTCGGAGTGGATAGCCGCGGGGTAGCGTCGATCCAGTTCGAGGTCCGCCAGAACGGTCAGCCGGTCGATCCGCTCGCGTGGCTGCCCAAGTCGGGTGGGTGA